The sequence CCATTATGTAATTCTAAATAAAAATCTGTTATGGCTTCAACTTCAGCTTATTCTCCGTTCGCCACTTtaattcttcttcctcctcttggtAGGGTCTGGCTCATACTTGTCCCCTGTAATGAATTAGCAACATGAACagttgctccagaatcaatccaccaagtggaTTTATCATAATTCAAAAATAGGGATTCATCTACAAAAGTAATGGTGTCCTCACCGTTCTTTAACAGCTCCATGAGAAATTCTGGGTATTGCCTCTTGTAGTGCCCTCTTTTCTTGCATTTGAGGCATTGGTCTTTATCAACTGGGAAGTCCGACCAATCTTTTTTGCATGGAGGCGGTCTGGAAGGACCACTTTCATGCTGATTCTTGCTTGGCGGGAAGGGTCTCTTGTAGTTCTGGTAATTTTTTTGGGGGTTCTTTTTCTTCTGGTGCTGGACTTGGAAGACAGGTTCACCACCACCATTGGCATTTTCCAGCCTTCCTTCTTCCTGAGCGCACATGGCAATCAGCTTCTCAATGTCCCAGTTTTCTAGAAAGGTGTTGTAATTGACGTGAAAAGTCGCAAACTCCTTTGGAATGGACTTGAAAACAAGCTGGACAAGGAACGGTTCTGGCAAAGGCATATCCATTGTCACTAGCTTGTTGGCCATGAGGCTCATCTCTAGAATATGATCTCTGATTCCACCACCAGTGTATTTCTTTGTAATTAGCTGCTCTACAAGAGTAGAAGCATAAGCCTTGGAAGAGCCAGTGAACTGACTCTTTATTTTCTGGAGGTATTCTGTAGCGGTGGGGCAAGCAGTGATTGCCATTCTGATGAATTCTGAGATAGAACCTTTAATGATCAATAAGCACTTGCGGTTTGAATCTGCCCACGGTGCCATCTCCTTGTCATACAAGGTCTTATCTGCATCATATTTCTTCTGACGAACAGCGAATGCAACGTCAGTTTCATTCTGAGCCCTCACAGGCTTTTCTGGTTCTTGTGGCTGAGGTGTATTGATGGCAAAATCTATGTTGGCCATCGCCAGAGCGATTTCTAGCTTCTGGTACCACTTCCCATAGTTTCTGCCTTCTAATTCTGGGATGTCATTCAAAAGGTTCATAGTATTCAAACCTGAAATTcagattcaaaaatttgtgaggACAACAATAATATGCATGTATCAATTTAACTTTGGTCCAAATTAAAACATGTGATATTCTGTACATTAAATCTAAATCATCGTTGGGCAGAAAAAGATATAATGTATACAAAATTCTGAACAAAATCATAATAttgcaaaatcaactttggCCAGAAATTACAATACCATGATATActgaaaattctgaaaaaatagaTTCTATATGCCTCTATATGAATTATCTCGTTGGTTTAAATTAACATAGAGACAAAACAAattctttgcagcggaaacatgtaaaaattctaaatttcaGAAGCATAATTCTATAAAATTTTGCtctaaaaataatacacgtTGGTGTATTTATCTGCAAAAAACAGATTCTAAACAAATTCATCTAAATTCTTATTTAAATAGCTTctgaaatatttacaaaaatcgTATTTCTTTACTGTTCATGCAGCCCGTGCCGCGCGCCCGCCTGGGCCTCTTTTGGCCcgctcggccggcggccgctcccgacCATCGGATCAAATCCGACGGCCGAGCACCGATCTCGGCGCAACAAAAACCGGCGCTGGCCGGTTCACCCCGAAACCCTAGCCATTCTTTCTCCCGCTCCCCCTTCTGTTTGCGAGTGGAGATGGCGCAGCCCCCGCCagtggcggccggcgccggagggagagcagcggcggcgccgacgccggccccctcgccggcgcgcgcgctctcCCGAgtgggagcgcgccgccgttgaGCGGCCTGACGGCGGTGCCCGTGCCCGCGCGCGGGTTCTGGAGAGCACGGCAAGTGGCGGCCCGTTCTGTTCGtgtgcgccgccgcagccgggaTCATGCGCGcagggcggtggccggcgtccGCGCCGGCGGAAAGCTCTggtaagcccccccccccccccacttgtTCTAGGCTAGGGTTTCTGATGTTAGGGTTATGGTTCTGATTTGGGGATTTCTTGTCGATCCGTGATCGattcgaggttctttcttcgttTTGCACCGAAATTCATCTCCTTCTTGGTTCTTTGAGTACCCGTGGACCCGATCTAGACTCTAGATCGGaactgataccattgttagattCTGTTCACAAGGGTTCTTCACTGGATCGATGTCTAGGCATAGATCGAGTACTTTTGGTTCTAGTGCGAGATACAAGAGTTCATGGCCCTAGACTAGTACAAAAGGAATAGGGAGTAGGGAGAGTGCAGACCGTcggtcggcggcggggtggacgaGCTGGTGGCTACAGGCGCCATGGCGTCGATGGAGTCaaggatggaggcgaggaagtcGGAGTCGGTGGAGAGCGGATCCGGTGGCGGCGATGGGCAGCGCAGGTCGCGACGCCCTTCGGGCCTCCACCGGCACTGGCTGACGACGGGAGTCGAGGAAGGGAGCAACGTGGTGGCGACGGTGGAGCTTCCCGTCGGCCTCGTGCTTCCCTAGATAGTGCGAGCCCCGGCACCCCTCCCGTTCTTTATAGCGCGgacgacgggggcccaccagccagacaggttgggcgcccccgatcagggcgcggtgAGGGAGTTCGACTTGGCCTTTGGGCCGAGTCGCGAGATCAATCCCAACACAAAGAGCTAACGATAGATGCATGAGCATGATTGGGTACCGTACCGTGATGGTGGCTGAGTAGTTGGAGAGGAGGTCGGCGAAGAACGCAGCGGCGTCGCTCTGGCGTTCCGCAGCCGTAGTCGACTGCTGCGGGGCCGCGAACACGAACAGGTCGTTGCTGCCGACGCCGAAGAGGAAGATGGAGATGGAGAGCAGGGCGTTCACCGCGCCGGAGCCCACCGCGGCGACCATATTGGCTTTGGTGGCGTTGAAGTACTCCACCTGCCTGGACAACGGGACGCACGTGCCGGCGTTCTGCGCTAGCAGTGATCAGTCTCAGTCGTCGTcgacgtcgacgacgacgactataTATACATGCATGTACACATACAAGAAAGAATTGCTGTCAAATTAACACTTACGGTGGAGTCGAGGATGCCAGCGTTTGCGGAAGCGTAGCTgacgccggcggtgagggccACAAGCAGGCTGCTGGTGGAGCTCATCGGTGCCAGCGACAGATAAGGAGGGGGGGCTCACCACGAATCCCATGCTCTTAGCTgcacaacatatatatatatatatatatatatatatatatatatatatatatatataacaaatcaaattattaattaatcaccCGTGTATATGATAGATCATCTACTAGTATCATGCAATGTAACTATATATACACGTACGCACCGATGTAGTCAGCGGTGTTGTAGCCATTGCTGAACCTCCCGGTGGGAATCATGCCGGGGAAGTCGATGCCGTAGTAGGGCATGTTGGCCCTGGGGACGTCCTCCCCCGGCAGGTAGTTGTTGTTGCTGACGTCCAGTTTCCATGCTGCCATCAACTCACCCAACAAAAGCATATAAGTTGTTTAAGGATTTCTTTTTGAAATGTCTTATCCAATGATCTACCTTGCCTAGTTTTACAATATGCGGATGATACCCTCATAATTCTTCGTGGCGATGTTCAGCAACTTCGGGTTTTGAAAGAGATCCTAGTCTCTTTCTCCTCCTTCTGGGGCCTTCATATAAACTTCGATAAAAGCACGTTCATTCCTATGAATGTATCGGATGATGATGCTCAACTCTTGGATGTGCTATATCCACTTCCCCTCAACCGTACATGGCTAACCTCTCTCGGCCTCCAAACTTCTGGTGTCCGATCTGCAGCCTCTCCTAGATGCTTCGACTCCACTCCTATTTTGCTGGCTGGCGAGGTCACCGGCCTCCTCAATCAGGGAGGACGCGAAGAGCTGGTTCGAGCTGTCCAATCCAATTTCCCAATCTATGCTATCTGCTCTCTCCTTCTCCCCAAAGGAGTAATTGACATCATTGACGCCAAGCGTAGAGCTTTTCTTGGACCGGAGAGAAAACTTGCCCTGGGGGTCAATGCAAGGCGCCGTGGGACTTGGTTTGCATTCCTAAAGAAAAAGGGGGCCTTGGCATCAAGGATCTCCATGTCCAAAACCGCTGCCTCCTTCAAAAGTTTCTCTCCAAGCTGCATGAACCGGCTTCCTCCCCTTGGCAATTCTGGTTCCTTAGCAACTATGGGTGGAATAACATTAGGGACCTTGGCGACGCCCGTCGCGGTGACACGCCCGCTTGTTACGCAATTCTTCAGGGCCTAGACAACTTTCGTGACATTACTGTTGTCAATGTCGGGAATGGATCTCTCACTTTCTTCTGGCTTGATTGCTGGCTAAATGTTAGCGTTTTGGCTGAGCGCTTCCCATCACTTTTCTCTCACTCTGCGTGGGTAAACATCACGGTTGCCGAGGCCATCTCCCAGGGTAACCTGCATCTGCGCAATCGTCTCTCCTCAGCTCAGTTGCTATCTCAGAGCTTGCTCACTTAATCGCTGAGATTAACTCTATGTCCAGCTAATTCCGTCGGAAACAGACTACTGCCACCTTCGCGGTTCCCCCCCAGCTCTAGGTTCTCCACCGCTGCTAGCTACACCATAGCTTTCTCCTCTCTCCCAGATTATccttttgcccccccccccccccccccccccaacattTGGCGCAATTTGGCTCCCTCCCGTTGCAGATCCTTCCTCTGGCAAGCTCGATCAGCAGAAGTTGAACACACACGATAGGCTTCGCTCTCGTCGTGCAaacaactccggtcactgtcaCTTCTGTGCCCACGCACATCGAGGATGTATCACACCTTTTTCTACACTCTAAACATTCACTCTCTAAGCATAAACCGAATCGAACTCATCTGGAACAGAATCTCCCAGGCCCCCTTATTCGTAACCAAAAAGTGCGCTCGACGATAATCACCTGTTTATTGTGGAATATTTGGAAATGCAGGAATGCCAAAGTGTTCAACCAGGAAGATGAATCAGACTCTGCTATTCTAAGACGGTGCTCCTCCGACCTTGCTCTCTGGGCAAACAAGACCACGTTGGCTGCAGACAAACTGTCCTTTTCCGACTGAAGCTCCTTTCTTCTTCATATGTAGCCTTTTTCTCGTTTCTTTTGGACTGTTTTTAGACTGTTTTTTCTCTGTATTAGCTCTTGGACCCAACTCTCTCCTCCTCTGTTCCTTCAGATGTAATTCTTGTACTCGTACTCTTTGCTCAATAAAGGTTCAGGCTGATCCCCAACGGATCCGCCATAGTTCCGGTCAAAAAAAAGTGATATCTACATACATATTTCGTTGGTCAACTATAGAAATAGCATGTGGAGCTGATTCCCTAGTTTTGGGATGGCATCAATCTGAAGTGCACGTTTAGGAGATGTTCTAATTAGTAGGAAATAAAGAGGAGGGGGTAGGAAGATATATCTAGCTTGATTTAGCAAGCAGCAATAATATGTAGTCTTCTTCCCATCCAGACTTTACTCCTCGCATCGCAATGTGTACATAAGACCATAAGACCAAGAATGGCAGATGTGTCATCGATATACtaattgagttgcatgcaccgaccagtTGAACTCAAAAACTTAAACTGATGGGAAGAGACggacaattcacttatattccagtACTCCCCTCACGTGGAGGCTCTTAGGGCATGCTAGTTTATAGGCGACCGTAAGTTGGGATTCGTAAGGTCGATTTCCGATCAATTTTTTTCCcatttttagtaattttttttttgtcattttctaATAAAAAATTCTATTGAAAAATTTTTCAAGGGAAAAAATCGAGAGGCGAAAAAAAATTTGACGAGAAAAATTTGGAAGaaacaaatttaaaaaaatttgacgAAAAATTTTTACACTCAAAACAATAAAAGTTtggatagttttttttttcatccaaAACATAAAAAGGCTCGAGTAAAAATTTTgcatccaaaataaaaaaatccagATGAAACAAATTTATAaagaatttttgcaaaaaaaaaaaagaataaaccACTTACCAGGGCGGCGAGCGCCGCGCTGGGCCTCCccctgccggcggcgagcctccCCGCCGGCGCTACGCGGCGCACTCCCCGTGGGGTTGCGTCTCCTCGCCGCTGCCAAGCCTACTACCTCCCCGCCGCTCTGCGtcaccccaccgccgccggcgagccggctCCGTGCCAGTCGGGGTGTCAAGCCTGCTAGATCCAGAGGCTCCGCGCTAGTCGGGGTGTCGGGCCCTATGGATccgggaggagagggaagagaaaggaaaaaaaaaagagaaaggaagaaaGGAACGGGAAAGGAAGATGAGAGAGGGTGAGTGGAATCGCCCGTGAGTTGTGCAAGTTATGGTCAACCGCAAATTCAGCACTGAGGAGGCTCCCTTGGGCCTCAAGACGTGGAATAGGAGCGCTGATGGGGAAAGAttggcaattcacttatattccaacactccccctcaagtGGAGGCTCCCTCGGCCTTAAGACGTGGAATAGGAGCAAGTGACAATTATTCTATTTAATTGCGCTAATcaggattcgaactcgagacttttgatttttttttaccatattgagttgcatgcaattGAACCAAAAAGTTTAAGCTGATGGTAGACATGGATAATTCACTTGTATTCCAACAATACTCACCTATTTTCCCTGTATCTAGTAAGATTATTACAGTGGAGGTGACTTAGTGTCGTAGCTCGTTTTTGGATAAGAATTGAACCACGCGCGACATATATGTAGATAGCGGCCATGCATTTGTTATTGTTCGTGCCTTATTTTTACATAGCAAGTTAATAAGAAGAACCGATCGAACAAGCAGTAGGAATGGACACCTGGTCGCCCCTGAATGAACACGCAAGGATCAGCGGCGGCTAGCTCTCGCGGTGATCGATGTGGAGCAGCTGCTCGAAGTTGATGGGGGTGGTGTACTTGGCCTCGCCGGCGTCATAGAAGAAGGCCCGAGCTCTGAGCATGGCGGTCCGCTGGGTAGGGTGCACCGCGTCccagaagtagtagcggtcgcgGTCGGCGCAGAGCGCGGCGTCGGGCGAGCATCCCGCCTCCGCGcccagccgcccgccgccgcagcacgcgtCGGAGATGTCCGTGAACCCCGACGCCTGCGGGTCGGCGAAGATGGCCGCCATGAGGCCCAGGGAGTCGGCCAGAGAGTAGACGAGGTCCGGCAGCgtggcggcgaggtcggcgagCAGGGACCGGAGGGCGTCGTTgaagccggcggcgagctggtTCCGGTCTTGGGAGCACGCGCCCGCCGCGTCGAGCACCCGGGCGACCGGCAGGCACCCGGCTTGTACAGATTCTGCCATGTATGGTATGATCAGTACATAGCTAGCCAAGTTAAACTTTTTAATCAAATTAAAGGCAATAATTCATGAATTTTTCGGTGCTGTCATCTTCATTTACCGTGATGGCGGCCGAGTAGTTGGAGATGAGGC comes from Panicum virgatum strain AP13 chromosome 4K, P.virgatum_v5, whole genome shotgun sequence and encodes:
- the LOC120704534 gene encoding uncharacterized protein LOC120704534, which gives rise to MNLLNDIPELEGRNYGKWYQKLEIALAMANIDFAINTPQPQEPEKPVRAQNETDVAFAVRQKKYDADKTLYDKEMAPWADSNRKCLLIIKGSISEFIRMAITACPTATEYLQKIKSQFTGSSKAYASTLVEQLITKKYTGGGIRDHILEMSLMANKLVTMDMPLPEPFLVQLVFKSIPKEFATFHVNYNTFLENWDIEKLIAMCAQEEGRLENANGGGEPVFQVQHQKKKNPQKNYQNYKRPFPPSKNQHESGPSRPPPCKKDWSDFPVDKDQCLKCKKRGHYKRQYPEFLMELLKNGDKYEPDPTKRRKKN